A window of the Glaciimonas sp. CA11.2 genome harbors these coding sequences:
- a CDS encoding urease subunit gamma — protein MELTPREKDKLLIFTAALLAERRKARGLKLNYPESIALITAAIMEGARDGRTVAELMSEGTKILSRADVMDGIAEMIHDIQVEATFPDGTKLVTVHHPIP, from the coding sequence ATGGAACTGACTCCCCGCGAAAAAGACAAACTATTGATCTTCACCGCCGCGTTATTGGCGGAACGACGCAAAGCCCGTGGATTGAAACTGAATTATCCAGAATCAATTGCCTTGATTACTGCCGCGATCATGGAAGGTGCACGCGATGGCAGAACGGTCGCTGAGCTGATGTCGGAAGGCACTAAAATTCTCAGTCGGGCGGACGTGATGGACGGTATCGCCGAGATGATCCACGACATCCAGGTGGAAGCCACTTTTCCGGACGGTACCAAGCTGGTGACGGTGCATCACCCGATTCCGTGA
- the ureG gene encoding urease accessory protein UreG, with amino-acid sequence MSNTTSTNTIATPNPLRVGIGGPVGSGKTALCEMLCKSMRDDYEMAVITNDIYTKEDMEILLRADALPAERLMGVETGGCPHTAIREDASINLEAIARMSADFPDLDLILLESGGDNLAATFSPELSDLTIYVIDVAGGEKIPRKGGPGITRSDLLIINKTDLAPYVGANLDVMAHDAKRMRGDRPFLFTNLRSGDGVEKVVAFIRTQGLLDRAKS; translated from the coding sequence ATGAGCAACACGACCAGTACCAATACTATTGCCACCCCAAACCCATTACGCGTCGGCATTGGTGGCCCCGTCGGTTCCGGCAAAACGGCACTGTGCGAGATGTTATGCAAAAGTATGCGTGACGACTATGAAATGGCGGTCATCACCAATGACATCTACACCAAAGAAGACATGGAAATCCTCTTGCGCGCCGATGCATTGCCAGCCGAACGCCTGATGGGCGTGGAAACCGGCGGCTGCCCGCACACAGCCATTCGCGAAGACGCCTCGATCAATCTGGAAGCGATTGCCCGCATGAGCGCCGACTTTCCTGACCTTGATCTGATTTTGCTGGAATCCGGCGGTGACAATTTAGCCGCCACTTTTAGTCCTGAATTGTCCGACCTCACGATCTATGTCATCGACGTCGCCGGTGGCGAAAAAATCCCACGCAAAGGCGGTCCCGGCATTACGCGCTCGGATCTTCTCATCATCAACAAAACCGATCTCGCACCTTACGTCGGTGCCAACCTTGATGTCATGGCGCATGACGCCAAACGCATGCGCGGCGACCGCCCTTTTCTCTTCACCAATTTGCGCAGCGGCGATGGCGTAGAAAAAGTCGTCGCCTTCATTCGCACGCAAGGTTTGCTGGACCGCGCAAAATCATAA
- the urtC gene encoding urea ABC transporter permease subunit UrtC, with protein MPAKTSLFSRPAWIGIGICGVILCLLPILNLSFPDGHPLHISSYTVALIAKFMCYAMAALALDLVWGYAGILSLGHGVFFALGGYAHGMYLMRAIGRDGVYQSNLPDFMVFLDWKTYPWFWSMTDNFWYCMALVVLVPGVLAFVFGYFAFRSRIKGVYFSIITQAMTFAFMLLFFRNNTGFGGNNGFTDFKRILGYSITAPSTKAVLFLITFAFLLSTLVLCRWIVNSRLGRVLQAVRDSESRLMFIGYNPLWFKLFVWTLSAVLCGIAGALYVPQVGIINPSEMSPANSIEMVIWAAVGGRGSLIGPIIGAFTVNGLKSWLTGAFPELWLYVLGLIFILVTVFMPQGMVGVAVKLKQKFSASKESA; from the coding sequence ATGCCTGCAAAAACATCACTGTTCTCGCGACCAGCATGGATCGGCATTGGGATTTGCGGCGTGATTCTGTGCCTGCTCCCGATACTCAACCTGAGTTTTCCTGACGGACACCCGCTGCATATTTCAAGTTACACCGTCGCCCTTATCGCCAAATTCATGTGCTACGCCATGGCGGCGTTGGCGCTGGATCTGGTGTGGGGTTACGCCGGTATTTTATCCCTCGGTCACGGCGTATTTTTTGCGCTAGGCGGTTACGCGCACGGCATGTACCTTATGCGGGCGATTGGCCGCGACGGCGTCTATCAAAGCAACTTGCCTGATTTTATGGTGTTTCTGGATTGGAAAACCTATCCATGGTTCTGGTCGATGACTGACAACTTCTGGTACTGCATGGCGTTGGTCGTGTTGGTGCCGGGCGTATTAGCGTTTGTATTCGGCTATTTTGCGTTCCGCTCGCGGATCAAAGGCGTCTATTTTTCAATCATTACGCAAGCGATGACCTTTGCCTTTATGTTGCTGTTCTTCCGCAATAATACCGGCTTCGGCGGTAACAATGGCTTCACCGACTTCAAACGGATTCTGGGTTATTCGATTACCGCGCCATCTACCAAGGCCGTGCTCTTTTTGATTACCTTTGCGTTTTTGTTAAGCACATTGGTGTTGTGCCGCTGGATCGTCAACTCCCGCCTCGGACGCGTGTTACAAGCCGTCCGTGATTCCGAATCACGTCTGATGTTCATCGGCTATAACCCGCTATGGTTCAAGTTATTTGTCTGGACGCTTTCAGCAGTGTTATGCGGCATTGCCGGTGCGCTCTATGTCCCACAAGTCGGCATCATTAACCCATCCGAAATGTCGCCCGCCAACTCAATCGAAATGGTAATCTGGGCAGCGGTCGGCGGTCGTGGATCGTTGATCGGTCCGATCATCGGTGCCTTCACCGTCAACGGTTTGAAGAGCTGGCTCACGGGCGCATTTCCCGAACTCTGGTTATATGTACTCGGCCTCATCTTCATTCTGGTCACCGTCTTTATGCCACAGGGAATGGTTGGCGTCGCAGTCAAATTAAAACAAAAATTCAGTGCCTCTAAGGAGTCTGCATGA
- the ureC gene encoding urease subunit alpha: MSKISRQAYAEMFGPTTGDRIRLADTALFIEIEKDYATYGEEVKFGGGKVIRDGMGQSQRNHRDVMDTVITNAVILDHWGIVKADIGLKSGRIAAIGKAGNPDIQPDVTMAIGAATEIIAGEGMIVTAGGIDSHIHFICPQQIEEALMSGVTTMLGGGTGPAVGTAATTCTPGPWHLHAMLSAADAFPMNLGFLGKGNVSLPTPLEEQVRAGAIGLKLHEDWGSTPAAIDNCLNVADRMDVQVAIHSDTLNEGGFLEHTLAAFKDRTIHTFHTEGAGGGHAPDIIAAVGQGNVLPSSTNPTRPYTVNTLDEHLDMLMVCHHLDASIAEDVAFAESRIRRETIAAEDILHDIGAISMMSSDSQAMGRVGEVIMRTWQTAHKMKTQRGSLPEDSSRNDNFRAKRYIAKYTINPAITHGISHVVGSIEVGKIADLVLWKPAFFGVKPSMILKSGMIAAAQMGDPNASIPTPQPVHYRMMFGAYGGGLKTSLTFVSQAAYDDGIGDLLKLNKPVVAVKNMRHLRKHHMIHNSATPHMEVDPETYEVRADGELLVCEPAIILPMAQRYFLF; this comes from the coding sequence ATGAGCAAAATTTCACGTCAGGCCTACGCCGAAATGTTTGGTCCGACCACCGGCGACCGTATCCGCCTGGCAGACACAGCCTTGTTCATTGAGATTGAAAAGGATTACGCAACCTACGGCGAAGAAGTTAAATTCGGCGGTGGCAAAGTCATCCGCGACGGCATGGGCCAGTCGCAACGCAATCACCGCGACGTCATGGATACCGTCATCACCAATGCCGTCATTCTCGACCATTGGGGCATCGTCAAAGCCGATATCGGCCTAAAAAGTGGCCGGATCGCCGCCATCGGCAAAGCGGGCAATCCCGATATCCAACCCGACGTCACCATGGCAATTGGCGCAGCAACCGAAATCATTGCTGGCGAAGGCATGATCGTCACCGCTGGCGGCATCGACTCACATATTCATTTCATCTGTCCGCAACAAATTGAAGAAGCCTTGATGAGCGGCGTCACCACCATGCTAGGCGGCGGCACCGGGCCAGCCGTTGGCACGGCAGCGACAACCTGCACGCCAGGACCATGGCATCTGCACGCGATGTTGTCGGCGGCAGACGCATTCCCTATGAATCTGGGATTTCTAGGCAAAGGCAACGTCAGCCTGCCAACGCCATTAGAAGAACAAGTGCGCGCTGGTGCAATCGGCCTGAAGCTGCACGAGGATTGGGGTTCCACCCCAGCGGCCATCGACAACTGCCTGAACGTCGCAGACCGCATGGACGTGCAGGTTGCGATCCACAGCGACACCTTAAACGAAGGCGGCTTTCTGGAGCACACACTGGCGGCGTTTAAAGACCGCACCATCCATACCTTCCATACAGAAGGTGCGGGCGGTGGCCATGCGCCGGATATTATCGCCGCAGTCGGTCAAGGCAATGTGTTACCGTCCTCCACCAATCCGACCCGTCCTTACACCGTCAATACGTTGGACGAACATCTGGATATGCTGATGGTCTGCCATCATCTTGACGCGTCGATTGCAGAAGACGTCGCCTTTGCAGAATCCCGAATTCGGCGCGAAACCATTGCCGCAGAAGACATCCTCCACGACATCGGTGCCATCAGTATGATGTCGTCCGACTCGCAAGCAATGGGCCGCGTTGGCGAAGTTATCATGCGCACCTGGCAAACCGCCCACAAGATGAAAACCCAACGCGGTTCGTTGCCGGAAGACAGCAGTCGCAACGACAACTTCCGCGCCAAACGCTACATCGCCAAGTACACGATTAATCCGGCCATAACGCACGGCATTTCTCATGTAGTCGGCTCCATTGAAGTCGGCAAGATCGCTGATTTAGTCCTGTGGAAACCAGCCTTCTTCGGCGTCAAGCCATCCATGATACTAAAAAGTGGCATGATTGCGGCAGCACAAATGGGCGATCCAAATGCTTCCATTCCTACGCCCCAACCGGTCCACTATCGGATGATGTTTGGTGCGTATGGCGGCGGCCTCAAAACTTCATTAACCTTCGTTTCGCAAGCTGCGTATGACGATGGGATCGGCGACTTGCTGAAACTGAACAAACCGGTGGTCGCAGTAAAAAATATGCGTCACTTACGCAAGCATCACATGATCCACAACAGCGCCACGCCGCATATGGAAGTCGACCCGGAAACCTACGAAGTGCGCGCCGATGGCGAACTATTAGTCTGCGAACCGGCAATCATCTTACCGATGGCGCAACGTTACTTTTTATTCTGA
- a CDS encoding isochorismatase family cysteine hydrolase, translating into MTVTTLDPQTALIVVDLQNGMAALSAVPPMSEVIQRAAMLADAFRRHGLPIVLVNVAGGAPGRTEQARHMGTPPAGWIDIVPELKQQPDDAVVTKHTWGAFTNTDLAAYLKDRAVTQVVIVGVATSIGVESTARQAHELGFNVTLAIDAMTDRSSEAHANSITLIFPRLGETGSVREIIELLDKDHE; encoded by the coding sequence ATGACAGTCACTACACTTGATCCTCAGACCGCACTTATCGTTGTCGACTTGCAGAACGGCATGGCCGCTCTGTCGGCCGTCCCTCCTATGAGCGAAGTAATACAGCGCGCCGCGATGTTGGCTGATGCCTTTCGCCGCCATGGTTTGCCCATCGTATTGGTCAACGTAGCGGGTGGTGCGCCGGGGCGAACAGAACAAGCGCGTCATATGGGGACGCCGCCTGCGGGATGGATTGATATTGTCCCGGAGCTGAAACAGCAGCCGGATGATGCCGTGGTGACGAAGCATACTTGGGGCGCATTCACCAACACCGACCTTGCTGCGTATCTGAAAGACCGTGCTGTGACACAGGTGGTGATCGTCGGCGTGGCGACCAGCATCGGTGTTGAGTCGACCGCACGTCAGGCGCACGAGCTTGGGTTCAATGTCACGCTGGCTATCGACGCCATGACTGACCGGAGCTCCGAAGCGCACGCCAATAGCATCACGCTGATTTTTCCACGGTTGGGCGAGACCGGTTCAGTGCGAGAGATCATCGAATTGCTCGATAAGGATCACGAATGA
- a CDS encoding MFS transporter produces MMGTFRSLNNVNYRLWVGGALVSNVGTWMQRTTEDWLVLTHLTHKNATALGIVTALQFGPQLLLLPLTGFVADHFDRRRLLIATQAMMGVLALALGLLTLFGLIQLWHVYLLGFLLGCVTAFDAPIRQTFVSELVGEADLANAAALNSTSFNAARMIGPALAGLLIAAVGSGWVFLINAVSFVAVLCSLTFLRVSDLHRSKRAPRTPGGLVEGFHYVWRRPDLKAVLLMLFLIGTFGLNFPIFISTMSVTVFHAGSGQYGLLTSTMAIGSVAGALLAARRAQPHIGLLLIGAVVFGIGCTLAAIMPNYVFFGLALIIIGVSTQTFTTSTNSLVQLSTEPAMRGRVVAIMLAVALGGAPLGAPVVGWVADRFGPRWALGVGAASGFAAAMVGIYYLRKYRHLRVSFRAGRFRFSVDELIAWRDPVPSKQHADAST; encoded by the coding sequence GTGATGGGTACTTTCCGGTCATTAAATAATGTCAATTATCGGCTTTGGGTGGGTGGTGCCCTTGTGTCTAATGTCGGCACCTGGATGCAGCGCACCACGGAGGATTGGTTAGTGCTGACCCATTTGACGCATAAGAATGCGACAGCCCTTGGGATTGTGACGGCGTTGCAGTTTGGACCGCAGCTGCTTTTGTTGCCCTTGACGGGTTTCGTTGCTGACCATTTCGACAGGCGAAGACTGTTGATCGCCACGCAGGCAATGATGGGGGTGTTGGCGCTCGCGTTGGGGTTGCTGACACTTTTCGGGCTGATTCAGTTGTGGCACGTGTATTTGTTGGGATTTTTGCTTGGCTGTGTCACTGCGTTTGATGCTCCGATACGCCAGACGTTTGTGTCGGAACTGGTTGGAGAAGCCGATCTTGCGAACGCGGCGGCGTTGAACTCGACGTCGTTCAATGCGGCACGGATGATCGGACCAGCCCTTGCCGGTCTGTTGATTGCGGCGGTTGGTTCGGGATGGGTTTTTCTCATTAATGCGGTCTCTTTTGTTGCGGTACTTTGCTCGCTTACATTCCTCCGCGTGAGTGACTTGCATCGGTCCAAAAGAGCGCCGCGGACGCCCGGTGGATTAGTCGAGGGATTTCACTATGTATGGCGGCGTCCCGATTTGAAAGCGGTGCTTCTCATGCTGTTTTTGATTGGTACTTTTGGACTTAACTTTCCAATTTTTATCTCGACCATGTCAGTGACAGTCTTCCATGCCGGATCGGGGCAATATGGTTTGCTGACGTCGACGATGGCGATCGGTTCTGTGGCGGGCGCGTTGTTGGCGGCCAGAAGGGCGCAACCGCATATCGGGCTGCTGCTCATTGGCGCTGTGGTCTTTGGGATTGGTTGCACGTTAGCGGCGATCATGCCTAACTATGTGTTTTTTGGCCTTGCGCTGATTATCATCGGCGTGTCGACGCAGACTTTCACCACGTCTACCAATAGTTTGGTGCAACTATCCACCGAGCCTGCGATGCGTGGGCGAGTGGTGGCTATAATGCTGGCGGTGGCGTTGGGCGGCGCACCGCTTGGTGCGCCAGTGGTGGGTTGGGTAGCAGACCGATTCGGCCCGCGTTGGGCGCTTGGTGTCGGCGCGGCTTCTGGCTTTGCGGCTGCAATGGTTGGGATCTATTATTTGAGAAAGTACCGACACCTGCGTGTGTCGTTTCGCGCTGGACGGTTTCGCTTTAGCGTAGACGAGCTTATAGCATGGCGTGATCCAGTTCCATCGAAACAACATGCCGACGCATCAACTTAA
- the urtD gene encoding urea ABC transporter ATP-binding protein UrtD: MTELFNPKLPTGTVDNSRHSDHGTSYARLKPEGLDTSHGAILYLENITVSFDGFKALNNLNLDISVGELRCIIGPNGAGKTTMMDVITGKTRPSSGTAFFGQTIDLTQLTEYEIAHLGIGRKFQRPTVFEQHTVFENLELAMKMDKRVRITLFAKLTSEQLGKIDEILRLIRLNGQESRLAGLLSHGQKQWLEIGMLLMQEPQLILLDEPVAGMSDAETARTAELLNELRGKHSIVVVEHDMGFVTEIAQQDKVTVLHEGSVLAEGKMSEVQADERVIEVYLGR; this comes from the coding sequence ATGACCGAGCTCTTTAATCCAAAATTGCCCACTGGCACTGTCGACAACAGCCGACACTCCGACCATGGCACATCATACGCTCGGCTCAAACCCGAGGGCCTTGACACCAGCCACGGCGCGATTCTGTATTTAGAAAATATTACCGTTTCGTTCGATGGTTTCAAGGCGTTGAATAATCTAAATCTGGATATTTCGGTCGGCGAATTACGCTGCATCATCGGCCCTAACGGCGCTGGCAAAACCACGATGATGGACGTGATTACCGGGAAAACCCGGCCCAGTTCTGGTACAGCTTTTTTTGGCCAGACCATCGACCTGACGCAACTCACCGAATATGAGATTGCCCACTTAGGCATTGGTCGCAAATTTCAGCGCCCGACGGTATTTGAGCAACATACCGTGTTTGAGAATTTGGAACTGGCGATGAAAATGGACAAGCGCGTCCGAATCACGCTGTTCGCAAAATTAACATCGGAGCAATTGGGAAAGATCGATGAAATTCTAAGACTGATCCGTCTCAACGGTCAGGAAAGCAGATTAGCAGGTTTGCTTTCCCACGGTCAAAAACAATGGCTCGAAATCGGCATGCTGTTAATGCAAGAACCGCAATTAATATTGCTGGATGAACCGGTCGCCGGCATGTCGGACGCCGAAACTGCGCGCACCGCTGAACTACTCAATGAACTGCGCGGCAAACATTCGATTGTCGTGGTTGAGCATGACATGGGCTTTGTCACCGAAATTGCCCAACAAGACAAAGTTACCGTCCTGCACGAGGGATCAGTCCTTGCCGAAGGCAAGATGTCCGAAGTCCAGGCTGATGAGCGCGTCATCGAAGTTTATTTGGGACGTTAA
- the ureE gene encoding urease accessory protein UreE — MLTLNTKIDHADRIDGELVLPYDLREKSRLRAALTSGQEVGVFTVRGTVLRHGDLIAGEDDDGTQSVIKIIAADEATYRVECATPFALLRCAFHLGNRHTQAQVGDGFLRIRKDAVLREMLEGLGANVIEQLAAFEPESGAYGGGHHHNDGLLAPVPLRQKIHRPGDKPETTT; from the coding sequence ATGCTAACTCTTAATACAAAAATCGACCATGCCGACCGCATTGATGGCGAACTGGTATTGCCCTACGACCTGCGTGAAAAAAGCCGTCTGCGCGCCGCACTTACTTCCGGGCAGGAAGTTGGCGTCTTTACCGTCCGCGGCACAGTCCTGCGCCATGGCGATCTGATCGCTGGCGAAGACGACGACGGTACGCAATCGGTGATAAAAATAATCGCCGCTGACGAGGCCACGTATCGCGTTGAATGCGCGACGCCATTCGCACTATTACGTTGCGCATTCCATCTTGGTAATCGCCACACCCAGGCGCAAGTCGGAGATGGCTTTCTACGCATTCGCAAAGATGCCGTACTGCGAGAAATGCTGGAAGGTCTCGGCGCAAATGTGATTGAGCAGCTAGCCGCATTTGAACCAGAATCCGGTGCGTATGGCGGTGGACATCACCACAATGATGGCTTATTGGCACCCGTCCCGCTGCGCCAAAAAATTCATCGGCCCGGCGACAAGCCAGAAACCACAACCTAA
- a CDS encoding urease accessory protein UreF: MQATALLHLLQLSSPSLPIGAYSYSQGLESAIERGLVKDQASARDWIIDHLHHVVAYFEAPILWRLLQAFELRDADAVRVWTERFIAARDTAEFRAETIQMGYSLGKLVIDLHIGDATLIALLQAEPELPLPTAFAFAAVALNIPHEATLLGMLFTWAENQVLVCVKSVPLGQVSGQRLLLSLQPELQRAAELAQQLADDDLSNWSPGLSLLSMQHEEQYSRLYRS, from the coding sequence ATGCAAGCGACCGCTCTGCTCCACTTGCTGCAACTATCCAGCCCATCGCTGCCGATTGGTGCCTATAGTTATTCGCAAGGTCTGGAATCGGCGATAGAACGCGGGCTGGTAAAAGATCAGGCCTCCGCGCGGGACTGGATCATTGATCATCTACATCACGTTGTGGCCTATTTTGAAGCACCGATTTTATGGCGCTTGTTACAGGCTTTTGAACTGCGTGATGCTGATGCGGTGCGTGTCTGGACCGAACGTTTTATTGCCGCACGTGACACCGCCGAGTTCCGCGCTGAGACCATTCAAATGGGCTACTCTTTAGGCAAGCTGGTGATTGATCTGCACATTGGTGATGCCACGTTGATCGCCCTATTGCAGGCAGAACCTGAATTGCCATTACCGACCGCATTCGCCTTTGCCGCTGTGGCACTCAACATACCGCACGAAGCCACACTGCTGGGAATGCTGTTTACATGGGCCGAAAATCAGGTCTTGGTCTGTGTTAAATCCGTACCTTTGGGGCAGGTTTCGGGACAGCGTTTATTACTATCCTTACAGCCAGAACTACAACGTGCCGCCGAGCTTGCGCAACAATTGGCGGACGACGACTTATCCAATTGGTCACCAGGATTATCGCTCCTGTCGATGCAACATGAAGAGCAATACAGCCGACTTTATCGATCCTGA
- the urtE gene encoding urea ABC transporter ATP-binding subunit UrtE, with product MLNVDLLNQYYGSSHTLRGVSLNVEKGKCLSLLGRNGVGKTTLLKCLMGVLPVATGKVTLEGRDITKLKPHQRAALGIAYVPQGREIFARLTVEENLLMGMATKSGKKASLIKGEVYELFPVLKEMLQRRGGDLSGGQQQQLAIARALLAEPKLIILDEPTEGIQPSIIKDIGRVIRLLRQRGDIGILLCEQYFDFAQELADNFIVMSRGEVVASGTQAQMDDPSVKRHLAV from the coding sequence ATGTTAAACGTCGATCTTCTGAACCAATACTACGGTTCCTCCCATACTTTGCGGGGCGTGTCATTAAACGTGGAAAAAGGCAAATGCCTGAGTCTGCTGGGACGCAATGGCGTCGGCAAAACAACCTTGCTGAAATGTCTGATGGGCGTATTGCCAGTTGCAACCGGCAAAGTGACGCTGGAAGGCCGCGACATTACCAAGTTAAAACCGCATCAACGCGCCGCCCTTGGTATTGCTTATGTCCCGCAAGGTCGCGAGATTTTTGCACGGCTGACGGTTGAAGAAAATCTATTGATGGGCATGGCGACCAAATCCGGCAAGAAAGCCTCGCTGATCAAAGGTGAAGTCTACGAACTTTTTCCGGTATTAAAAGAAATGCTGCAACGGCGCGGCGGCGATCTGTCCGGCGGCCAACAACAGCAACTTGCCATCGCCCGCGCTTTGCTGGCCGAACCAAAACTGATCATCCTTGATGAGCCGACCGAAGGCATTCAACCGTCAATCATTAAGGACATTGGTCGCGTGATCCGGCTTTTACGCCAAAGGGGCGACATCGGTATTCTGCTATGCGAACAATATTTCGACTTTGCCCAGGAGCTGGCTGATAACTTTATCGTCATGTCGCGTGGAGAGGTTGTTGCATCCGGAACACAGGCACAAATGGATGATCCGAGCGTTAAAAGACACTTGGCGGTATAG
- a CDS encoding urease accessory protein UreD — MKFVDTPDLPIPTKTLGPTVSAALVTAAGQREFPDSALYLQTNKPAPWQARLTLGFANDQGTTRLVERSHFGPLRVQKTLYPEHPSVCHAIIIHPPGGVVGGDQLTVSATVGDHAHALITTPGAAKWYKANDNVSQQQVNLTVDEGATLEWLPQEAIFFNHAAVKLDHQVTLAADANYIGSEILCFGRTASGESFDDGKIMQRTSIRRGGKLIWFEQGTLSGGTVAMRSPLGLANYTVCATLIAVGKALPAKVINDLREASNQLVDGQAMIGATQMKSVMVLRFLGHSSELARQWMTQAWQQIRPELLGREAVIPRIWNT, encoded by the coding sequence ATGAAATTTGTTGATACCCCAGACCTTCCCATACCGACCAAAACGCTCGGCCCAACCGTATCCGCGGCGCTCGTAACCGCAGCCGGGCAGCGCGAATTTCCGGATTCAGCGTTATATCTGCAAACCAATAAACCCGCTCCATGGCAGGCCCGGCTAACGCTGGGATTTGCCAACGATCAAGGCACAACGCGCCTCGTCGAACGCAGCCATTTTGGACCGTTGCGGGTACAAAAAACGCTTTACCCAGAACACCCTTCAGTCTGCCACGCGATCATTATCCATCCACCCGGTGGCGTCGTTGGCGGCGATCAATTGACAGTCTCAGCCACAGTCGGTGACCACGCGCACGCGCTCATCACCACACCCGGCGCAGCGAAATGGTACAAAGCCAACGACAACGTGTCGCAGCAGCAAGTAAATCTCACCGTCGATGAGGGTGCGACGCTTGAATGGCTGCCGCAAGAAGCCATCTTCTTTAACCACGCCGCTGTCAAACTAGATCATCAGGTTACGCTCGCCGCCGATGCCAACTACATCGGCAGCGAAATACTATGCTTCGGGCGTACCGCATCAGGCGAGTCATTTGATGATGGCAAAATAATGCAGCGCACCAGTATTCGTCGCGGAGGCAAACTGATCTGGTTCGAGCAAGGCACATTAAGCGGAGGCACGGTAGCTATGCGCAGCCCTTTGGGGCTAGCCAACTATACCGTCTGCGCCACGCTGATCGCCGTGGGGAAAGCATTACCAGCCAAGGTCATCAATGACCTGCGCGAGGCCAGCAACCAGTTGGTCGACGGTCAGGCGATGATCGGTGCAACGCAAATGAAATCAGTCATGGTGCTACGATTTCTTGGTCATTCCAGCGAACTTGCCAGACAATGGATGACGCAGGCGTGGCAACAGATCAGGCCAGAGTTATTAGGACGAGAAGCCGTGATTCCCCGTATCTGGAATACCTGA
- a CDS encoding urease subunit beta, with amino-acid sequence MIPGEMLIEDGDIELNVGRKTTTVTVANSGDRPIQIGSHFHFFETNPALIFERDVAYGMRLNIAAGTAVRFEPGQKRTVELVALAGERKVYGFNGKIMGALDHKSDQKEEEKPKNHKEAQ; translated from the coding sequence ATGATCCCCGGCGAAATGCTGATCGAAGACGGCGACATCGAACTCAATGTCGGCCGCAAAACTACCACTGTCACAGTCGCCAACAGCGGTGACCGGCCGATTCAGATCGGTTCGCATTTTCATTTTTTTGAAACCAATCCAGCGCTGATTTTCGAGCGGGACGTTGCCTATGGCATGCGCCTCAATATCGCCGCCGGTACTGCCGTGCGTTTTGAACCGGGCCAGAAGCGGACCGTTGAACTGGTCGCGCTGGCGGGTGAACGCAAGGTCTACGGTTTCAATGGAAAAATCATGGGCGCACTGGACCACAAATCGGACCAAAAAGAAGAAGAAAAACCAAAGAATCACAAGGAAGCCCAATGA
- a CDS encoding MarR family winged helix-turn-helix transcriptional regulator — MNQHEQQAHDDEAARTLMLAGEIRVLMGKLKRRLREEVYPGDFTASQMSVLSRLEREGPATVTALALAEGMRPQSIGATVAVLTAAGMVSGAPDPADGRQTILSLTTACREWVSAARSAREDWLFRSINTKLSAEEQATLAVSIKLLSRLVDA, encoded by the coding sequence ATGAACCAACACGAACAACAAGCCCATGATGATGAGGCGGCGCGCACGTTGATGCTTGCCGGTGAGATTCGGGTGTTAATGGGTAAACTAAAGCGGCGCTTGCGCGAAGAGGTGTATCCGGGGGATTTCACGGCATCGCAAATGTCGGTTCTGAGTCGCTTGGAGCGCGAGGGACCAGCAACGGTGACAGCGCTCGCCTTGGCGGAAGGTATGCGGCCGCAATCCATCGGTGCAACCGTCGCCGTATTGACCGCAGCCGGGATGGTGAGTGGGGCGCCGGATCCAGCAGACGGGCGACAAACGATCTTGTCGCTCACGACGGCGTGTCGAGAATGGGTCAGCGCGGCACGGTCGGCGCGGGAGGATTGGCTGTTCCGTAGCATCAACACCAAATTGTCGGCGGAAGAACAAGCAACACTTGCTGTCAGTATCAAGCTGCTTAGTCGCCTGGTTGATGCATAA